The Blattabacterium sp. DPU genome includes a window with the following:
- the atpA gene encoding F0F1 ATP synthase subunit alpha, protein MSDLKYSEISSILKEELSNFQLESKYSESGVIVQIGDGVIRSLGLNSAFYGELVEFRDGIKGMVLNLEEDHVSIVLLSPSKNLKEGDIVKRTGKTLSIKVGENMLGRVIDMLGNPIDGKGPIEGELFEMPLERKAPGVIYREPVKEPLQTGIKFIDSMIPIGKGQRELIIGDRQTGKTTIAIDTIINQKRFFESHQPVYCIYVAISQKGSTIAKISRILQEKGAMPYTIIISANSSDPASMQVFAPFSGTAIGEYFRDTGRSALVVYDDLSKQAVSYREISLLLRRPPGREAYPGDVFYLHSRLLERAAKIIKDKKMAENMNDIPFSIRKKIKGGGSLTALPIIETQSGDISSYIPTNVISITDGQIFLEKDLFHSGVRPAINESISVSRVGGSAQIQSMRKISATLKLDQAQFRELESFSKFGSELDSSTMNIIKKGKINIEILKQPPHTPYDIADQIAIIYVGTRNLLKKVPIENILDFETEYLFYLKEKHENILNSLKNGIFNEKISSVLEAVAIELSNKYIS, encoded by the coding sequence ATGTCAGATTTAAAATATTCTGAAATATCATCAATTCTTAAAGAAGAATTATCCAATTTTCAATTGGAATCAAAATACTCCGAATCTGGTGTAATTGTTCAAATAGGAGATGGAGTCATCAGATCTTTAGGACTTAATTCTGCTTTCTATGGAGAATTAGTAGAATTCCGTGATGGAATAAAAGGCATGGTTTTGAATCTTGAAGAAGATCATGTAAGTATCGTTTTACTAAGTCCATCAAAAAATTTGAAAGAAGGAGATATAGTCAAAAGAACAGGAAAAACTTTGTCCATAAAAGTGGGAGAAAATATGTTGGGTCGTGTTATAGATATGTTAGGAAATCCTATAGATGGAAAAGGCCCCATAGAAGGAGAATTATTTGAAATGCCTTTAGAAAGGAAGGCTCCAGGTGTTATTTATAGAGAACCCGTGAAAGAACCTCTTCAAACTGGTATAAAATTTATAGATTCTATGATTCCTATAGGAAAAGGACAAAGAGAATTGATTATCGGAGATAGACAAACTGGAAAAACGACTATAGCTATTGATACGATTATCAATCAAAAAAGATTTTTTGAAAGTCATCAACCAGTTTATTGCATTTATGTAGCTATTAGTCAGAAAGGTTCTACTATAGCGAAAATTTCAAGAATTTTACAAGAAAAAGGAGCCATGCCTTATACAATTATAATTTCTGCAAATTCTTCTGATCCAGCTTCTATGCAAGTTTTTGCTCCTTTTTCTGGAACAGCCATAGGAGAATATTTTCGGGATACAGGTCGTTCTGCTTTAGTTGTATATGATGATCTTTCAAAACAAGCGGTTTCTTATAGAGAAATATCACTTTTGTTACGACGTCCCCCTGGAAGAGAAGCCTATCCAGGAGATGTTTTTTATTTACATTCTCGTCTGTTAGAACGAGCGGCTAAAATCATAAAAGATAAGAAAATGGCTGAAAATATGAATGATATCCCATTTTCTATTAGAAAAAAAATAAAAGGGGGAGGATCTTTAACAGCATTGCCTATTATTGAAACCCAATCGGGTGATATATCTTCTTATATTCCTACTAATGTTATTTCTATTACAGATGGACAGATTTTTTTAGAAAAAGATTTATTTCATTCTGGAGTTAGACCTGCAATTAATGAAAGTATATCCGTTTCTCGTGTTGGAGGATCTGCACAAATTCAATCTATGAGAAAAATATCTGCTACTTTAAAATTAGATCAAGCTCAATTCAGAGAATTAGAATCTTTCTCAAAATTTGGTTCTGAACTAGATTCTTCTACTATGAATATTATAAAAAAAGGAAAAATTAATATAGAAATATTAAAACAACCTCCTCATACCCCCTATGATATAGCAGATCAAATAGCTATTATTTATGTAGGAACTAGAAATTTGCTTAAAAAAGTCCCTATTGAAAATATTTTAGATTTTGAAACAGAATATCTTTTTTATTTAAAAGAAAAACATGAAAATATTTTAAATTCTTTAAAAAATGGAATCTTTAATGAAAAAATATCTTCTGTTTTGGAAGCAGTAGCAATAGAATTAAGTAATAAATACATTTCTTAA
- the atpB gene encoding F0F1 ATP synthase subunit A, with the protein MENDNKNRKEKIDVAHTIFNHVNDSHEWHIAGTHNHGIIFYLPVILWNNGLEIFSSYKFSYNHVVKGKYGYYKMFGEKIYETNHMGLLHMDSKGIPKNKKPWDFSITKNVVSIFISSCLLSYLFVRMKRNYKNHQIQWRFGILLEFLILFIRDEIAIPNIGNKKYKIFFPFLLTSFFFILINNLIGLIPGFPNVTGNINVTLGLSAMTFIISNINTNMSYWKHIFCMPGVPIGIRLLLAPIEFIGIFIRPLTLCIRLFANITAGHIIILSFICLIFIFQNFFIAGFSIIFGFFISMLEIMVAFLQAFIFITLSSLFIGMSVKNYDETH; encoded by the coding sequence ATGGAAAATGATAATAAAAATAGAAAAGAAAAAATAGATGTAGCTCATACTATTTTCAATCATGTAAATGATTCTCATGAATGGCATATAGCAGGAACTCATAATCATGGAATTATTTTTTATTTACCAGTAATTTTATGGAATAATGGATTAGAAATTTTTTCATCATACAAATTTTCATACAATCATGTGGTAAAAGGAAAATATGGATATTATAAGATGTTTGGAGAAAAAATATATGAAACCAATCATATGGGGTTATTACATATGGATTCAAAAGGAATTCCAAAAAATAAAAAACCTTGGGATTTTTCCATTACAAAAAATGTAGTATCTATTTTTATATCCTCTTGTTTGTTATCGTATCTTTTTGTACGAATGAAACGCAATTATAAAAATCATCAAATTCAATGGAGATTCGGTATTCTTTTAGAATTTTTGATTTTGTTTATACGAGATGAAATTGCAATTCCTAATATTGGGAATAAAAAATATAAAATTTTTTTTCCTTTTTTATTAACATCCTTTTTTTTTATATTGATTAACAATTTAATAGGTCTTATTCCAGGATTTCCAAATGTAACAGGAAACATAAACGTAACATTGGGGTTATCTGCTATGACTTTTATAATCAGTAACATAAATACAAATATGAGCTATTGGAAACATATTTTTTGTATGCCCGGAGTTCCAATAGGAATTAGATTATTATTAGCTCCTATTGAATTTATTGGAATTTTTATTCGTCCATTAACTTTGTGTATTCGATTATTTGCTAATATTACTGCGGGACATATAATTATTTTAAGTTTCATTTGTCTCATTTTTATTTTTCAAAATTTTTTCATAGCTGGTTTTTCCATAATTTTCGGTTTTTTTATTTCTATGTTAGAAATTATGGTAGCCTTTTTACAAGCTTTTATTTTTATCACTTTATCTTCCTTATTTATAGGAATGTCTGTTAAAAATTATGATGAAACGCATTAA
- a CDS encoding TrkH family potassium uptake protein — MIQIRFQNFLDIFTPIIFSYIILSLGCKSFQFFNTEILIGIVLIISILHFFILFDKNLEKGYRSMIFLSFFILALSLIFFMILFFYYKKITSDIKISILISLILYVLIRVTYFMRIVYVKIHNPVFIFITSFVLLSFLGSILLMLPASTVKKISFIDALFTSTSAVCVTGLVVLDTAKDFTYLGKIFILILIELGGLGILTITSCFSYFFRDGFSFKEAIFVSNFLNTKTTNNVLSLAVKVVMFTLTVEFIGTLLIYFSIKEKNTIESDNILFFSIFHSISAFCNSGFSTLSEGLYSQSVRFNYLFQLIIAFLLILGGIGFNILFNFFTYIWLTIKKYFFKIFKNKDFRCPAHIVTLNTKIVILTTFFLLFFGTIFYYISEYHYSLSEHTSFYGKWVASFFSSATSRTAGFHVLNMNLLTPVTIFVTILLMWIGASPASTGGGIKTSTFALALMNIISLSRGNNRLEIQRKEISSESIRLSFSIIMLSMMVIYISILIIIFMDPKKDILPISFEVFSAFSTAGLSLGITSHLSIGSKLVLIFLMLLGRIGVFNVMIALLRKNKIGFHHYYRFPKGNILIN; from the coding sequence ATGATCCAAATCAGATTTCAAAATTTTTTGGATATATTTACTCCGATTATATTTAGTTATATAATTTTATCCTTAGGATGTAAATCTTTTCAATTTTTCAATACAGAAATTCTTATAGGAATTGTATTAATAATAAGTATTTTACATTTTTTCATTCTTTTTGATAAAAACCTTGAAAAAGGTTACAGATCCATGATTTTTTTATCCTTTTTTATATTAGCACTTTCTCTTATTTTTTTCATGATTTTATTTTTTTATTATAAAAAAATTACTTCAGATATAAAAATATCTATACTTATTAGTTTAATTCTATATGTATTAATTCGTGTTACTTATTTTATGCGAATAGTATATGTTAAAATTCATAATCCTGTTTTTATATTTATTACAAGTTTTGTTTTGTTATCTTTTTTGGGATCTATTTTATTAATGCTTCCTGCATCTACAGTAAAAAAAATATCATTTATAGATGCTTTATTTACTTCTACTAGTGCTGTATGTGTTACAGGATTAGTTGTATTAGACACTGCAAAAGATTTTACATATTTAGGAAAAATTTTTATACTTATATTAATAGAATTAGGAGGATTAGGTATTTTAACTATAACTTCTTGTTTTAGTTATTTTTTCAGAGATGGATTTTCTTTTAAAGAAGCTATTTTTGTTAGTAATTTTTTAAATACAAAAACAACAAATAATGTTCTTAGTTTAGCTGTTAAAGTAGTAATGTTTACTTTAACAGTAGAATTTATAGGCACTTTATTAATTTATTTTTCCATTAAAGAAAAAAATACAATAGAATCTGATAATATTTTATTTTTTTCGATTTTTCATTCTATATCCGCTTTTTGCAACAGTGGATTTTCTACTTTGAGTGAAGGATTATATTCACAATCGGTAAGATTTAATTATTTATTTCAATTAATCATTGCTTTTTTACTTATATTAGGAGGTATAGGTTTTAATATTTTATTCAATTTTTTTACATATATATGGTTGACTATTAAAAAATATTTTTTTAAAATTTTTAAAAATAAAGATTTTCGATGTCCTGCACATATAGTAACTTTAAATACAAAAATTGTAATATTGACTACTTTTTTTTTACTTTTTTTTGGAACTATTTTTTATTATATCAGTGAATATCATTATTCTCTTTCTGAACATACGTCTTTTTATGGAAAATGGGTAGCTTCATTTTTTTCTTCAGCTACTTCTAGAACAGCCGGATTTCATGTGTTAAATATGAATTTATTAACTCCCGTTACTATTTTTGTTACTATTCTTTTGATGTGGATAGGAGCTTCTCCAGCATCTACTGGTGGAGGAATCAAAACAAGTACTTTTGCATTAGCATTAATGAATATTATTTCTTTATCTAGAGGAAATAATAGGTTAGAAATACAAAGAAAAGAAATATCTTCAGAATCGATTCGATTATCTTTCTCAATTATTATGTTATCTATGATGGTAATATATATAAGTATTCTAATCATAATTTTTATGGATCCAAAAAAAGATATTTTACCCATTTCTTTTGAAGTATTTTCTGCTTTTTCTACAGCAGGATTATCTTTAGGTATTACATCTCATTTATCAATCGGAAGTAAATTGGTTTTAATATTTTTGATGTTATTAGGAAGAATAGGAGTTTTTAATGTTATGATTGCTTTATTAAGAAAAAATAAAATTGGTTTTCATCATTATTACAGATTTCCTAAAGGAAATATTCTTATTAATTAA
- the cysS gene encoding cysteine--tRNA ligase, translating into MEEKNYQQYNRSHLKIYNSLTEKKEFFKPIHKDHVGIYVCGPTVYNHLHLGNCRTFISFDVIFRYLKHLGYKVRYVRNITDVGHLENEYYNAEDKIYKKSRIEGLEPMEIVHKYTLSFHNLLNILNVLPPSIEPTATGHIIEQIDLIQELIKKKLAYEINGSVYFDLKEYIKLYPYAYGVISKNKMDKLFHKKLKFLEEKRGFQDFSLWKKAPSNHIMNWSSPWGKGFPGWHIECTTMSTKYLGETFDIHGGGIDLKFPHHECELAQAIGIYNKSCLAHYWMHINMLTLNGKKMSKSTGNFLELKDLIQDKICEKNFYPSIFRFYILQSHYRNIMDFSDKGLMDAEKGYHRIIKAIKILRNFEPKTSEKTLINNFNVHHWINICYQAISDDFNTPLLITHLFQATGFIINNSLQNINISHINLLKKYMVYFVFDILGIQETNYHEENSKKLKILIKRLIKFRTEIRKQKNWIVSDRIRQELFHIGILIHDNKIF; encoded by the coding sequence ATGGAGGAAAAAAATTATCAACAATATAATCGAAGTCATCTAAAAATATACAATTCTTTAACAGAGAAAAAAGAATTTTTTAAACCTATTCATAAGGACCATGTTGGAATTTATGTATGTGGACCTACGGTTTATAACCACTTACATTTAGGAAACTGTAGAACCTTTATATCATTTGATGTTATTTTCCGTTATTTAAAACATTTAGGATATAAAGTTCGTTATGTGAGAAATATTACTGATGTTGGCCATCTAGAAAATGAATACTACAATGCAGAAGATAAAATTTATAAAAAATCTCGGATAGAAGGACTTGAACCCATGGAAATTGTTCATAAATATACTCTTTCTTTTCACAATTTATTAAATATTTTAAATGTATTGCCTCCAAGTATAGAACCAACAGCAACAGGTCATATTATAGAACAAATAGATCTGATTCAAGAGTTAATTAAAAAAAAATTAGCATATGAAATAAATGGATCTGTATATTTTGATTTAAAAGAATATATAAAATTATATCCATATGCTTATGGTGTGATTAGCAAAAATAAAATGGATAAACTTTTTCATAAAAAATTAAAGTTTTTAGAGGAAAAACGGGGATTTCAAGATTTTTCTCTTTGGAAAAAAGCTCCTTCTAATCATATTATGAATTGGAGCTCTCCATGGGGAAAAGGATTTCCTGGTTGGCATATAGAATGCACTACTATGAGTACAAAATATTTAGGAGAAACTTTTGATATCCATGGTGGAGGAATAGATTTAAAATTTCCTCATCATGAATGTGAGTTAGCACAAGCTATAGGAATTTATAACAAAAGTTGTTTGGCACATTATTGGATGCATATTAATATGCTAACTTTAAATGGAAAGAAAATGAGTAAATCCACAGGAAATTTTTTAGAATTAAAGGATCTTATTCAAGATAAAATTTGTGAAAAAAACTTTTATCCTAGTATTTTTAGATTTTACATTTTACAATCTCATTATAGAAATATTATGGATTTTTCTGATAAAGGACTCATGGATGCTGAAAAAGGATATCATAGAATAATAAAAGCTATAAAAATATTAAGAAATTTTGAACCTAAAACGTCAGAAAAAACATTAATAAATAATTTTAATGTACATCATTGGATAAATATTTGTTATCAAGCTATTAGCGATGATTTTAATACCCCTTTATTAATTACTCATTTATTTCAAGCCACTGGTTTTATTATTAATAATTCTCTTCAGAACATAAATATATCTCACATTAATCTATTAAAAAAATATATGGTTTATTTTGTTTTCGATATTTTAGGAATTCAAGAAACCAATTATCATGAAGAAAACTCAAAGAAGTTAAAAATACTTATTAAGAGATTGATTAAATTTCGTACAGAAATACGAAAACAAAAAAATTGGATTGTATCAGATAGGATTCGACAAGAATTATTTCATATAGGAATTTTGATTCATGATAACAAAATTTTTTAA
- the atpE gene encoding ATP synthase F0 subunit C translates to MDIDLTYSGLAALGSGLAVIGAGLGIGKIGSSAMDAIARQPEASNKIQNAMIIAAALIEGAALFGIVTTLLAVFK, encoded by the coding sequence ATGGATATAGATTTAACTTACTCAGGTTTAGCCGCTTTAGGATCTGGTCTTGCTGTAATAGGAGCTGGATTAGGAATTGGAAAGATTGGAAGCTCCGCCATGGATGCTATTGCTAGACAACCTGAAGCTTCAAATAAAATACAAAATGCTATGATTATAGCTGCTGCACTTATTGAAGGAGCAGCGTTATTTGGAATAGTAACTACATTATTAGCTGTTTTTAAATAA
- the atpH gene encoding ATP synthase F1 subunit delta, with the protein MFANKKIIQHYARFFFEYSIMNMSKDENDFFYHKIKKISLFLKKNTYICKIIETPLLNCEIKIKIFKKIFYNFDVLFFQFLKLLIVKKRESFFKEILLEYQKIYEEDQKGVIKSIIISAFPLSKDMQEKIAYKIISNKKKFHIINKIDKSIVGGFIFCIGYKEWNFSIKEQLSRIKKIFQ; encoded by the coding sequence ATGTTTGCAAACAAAAAGATAATTCAACATTATGCTAGATTTTTTTTCGAATATTCTATTATGAATATGAGTAAGGATGAAAATGACTTTTTTTATCATAAAATAAAAAAAATATCTCTTTTTTTGAAAAAAAATACATATATATGTAAAATTATAGAAACTCCTTTATTAAATTGTGAAATAAAAATAAAAATTTTCAAAAAAATATTTTATAATTTTGATGTTTTATTTTTTCAATTTTTGAAATTATTAATTGTAAAAAAAAGAGAATCTTTTTTTAAAGAAATTCTTTTAGAATACCAAAAAATATACGAAGAAGATCAAAAAGGGGTCATAAAATCTATTATTATTTCTGCTTTTCCTTTGAGTAAGGATATGCAAGAAAAAATTGCTTATAAAATAATATCTAATAAAAAAAAGTTTCATATTATTAACAAAATAGATAAATCTATTGTTGGAGGTTTTATCTTTTGTATAGGATATAAAGAATGGAATTTTAGCATTAAAGAACAGTTATCACGCATTAAAAAAATATTTCAATAA
- the tsaB gene encoding tRNA (adenosine(37)-N6)-threonylcarbamoyltransferase complex dimerization subunit type 1 TsaB, whose translation MSFILNLETSTKNCSVSIAKNGICLTSVEECSDEYSHSEKLHTFIRYAINISGIHIKDLKSICVSKGPGSYTSLRIGASTARGLCYALDIPLLSVDTLTAMIYKINIKKGFLIPMIHAKSDFFYTSLFNESKKKLNPIIIKKLDDDFFKYFLKDKKAYFIGNLPIKNRKFFLEKNEFLYKIPSAIDMSYISYKKFCEKKFNDIEKFVPFYL comes from the coding sequence ATGTCTTTTATTTTAAATTTGGAAACTTCTACAAAAAATTGTTCCGTTAGTATTGCTAAAAATGGAATATGTTTGACTTCTGTAGAGGAATGCTCGGATGAATATTCCCATTCAGAAAAATTGCATACATTTATACGATATGCTATAAACATATCTGGAATTCATATTAAAGACTTAAAATCTATCTGTGTTAGCAAAGGGCCAGGATCTTATACCTCTTTAAGAATAGGAGCCTCTACGGCTAGAGGATTATGTTATGCATTAGATATTCCCTTGTTGTCTGTAGATACATTGACAGCAATGATTTATAAAATCAATATAAAAAAAGGATTTTTGATTCCTATGATTCATGCTAAATCTGATTTTTTTTATACTTCATTATTTAATGAATCAAAAAAAAAACTGAATCCTATTATAATAAAAAAATTAGATGACGATTTTTTCAAATATTTTTTAAAAGATAAAAAAGCCTATTTTATAGGTAATTTACCTATTAAAAATAGAAAATTTTTTCTAGAAAAAAATGAATTTTTGTACAAGATACCATCTGCAATAGATATGTCTTATATTTCTTACAAAAAATTTTGTGAAAAAAAATTTAATGATATCGAAAAATTTGTTCCTTTTTATTTATAA
- a CDS encoding potassium channel family protein, which translates to MKIIIIGLGNFGRSLALNLTDNGHEVFGVDHKMEKVDLLKDHIANVVCMDANNEAAYKVLPIQQADLGIVAIGENEGASIVTTAILKKYKHLRIVSRSLSKIHDTILEAMGINDVIHPEQDAAFRLTKQISFNYALDYFRVDNKHSIAEVFSPYSFSGKSVKSLKLIQKYSVSLITVIRDIKNPISSKGTSTRKVIGLVTGDTVLQKGDILTLFGSNKSIMNFVKDFVKNKKE; encoded by the coding sequence ATGAAAATTATAATTATTGGATTAGGAAATTTTGGAAGATCTTTAGCTCTTAATCTGACAGATAATGGACATGAAGTTTTTGGTGTTGATCATAAAATGGAAAAAGTGGACTTATTGAAAGATCATATAGCGAATGTAGTATGTATGGACGCTAATAATGAAGCCGCTTATAAAGTGTTGCCTATACAACAAGCAGATTTAGGAATCGTAGCTATTGGAGAAAATGAAGGGGCATCAATAGTAACTACAGCCATCCTAAAAAAATATAAGCATTTAAGAATTGTAAGTAGATCTTTATCCAAGATACATGATACAATCCTAGAAGCCATGGGAATTAATGACGTAATTCATCCAGAACAAGATGCTGCATTTAGATTAACAAAACAAATATCGTTTAATTATGCTTTAGATTATTTTAGAGTTGATAATAAGCATTCTATCGCAGAAGTTTTTTCTCCATATTCTTTCAGTGGAAAATCTGTTAAAAGTTTAAAATTGATACAAAAATATTCTGTTTCTTTAATTACCGTAATACGTGATATCAAGAATCCAATATCTTCCAAGGGGACATCTACAAGAAAAGTTATAGGATTAGTTACAGGAGATACTGTTTTACAAAAGGGAGATATATTAACTCTTTTTGGTTCTAACAAATCTATTATGAATTTTGTAAAAGATTTTGTAAAAAATAAAAAAGAATAG
- a CDS encoding trans-sulfuration enzyme family protein, whose product MKEETKLIQNILSDPLTGAISTPIYQTSTYVQEAPGVHKGFDYTRTNNPTRKILEDLITNLEYGYASLAFSSGLASIDSVLKLLECGDEIVAVDDIYGGTFRLLNLYKKLGINTKFVDTTNAEKTISSISDKTKLVWLESPTNPTLKISDIEYISKKSKQINPNILVVVDNTFASPAIQNPLKLGSDIVVHSATKYLAGHSDVLAGLITVKNTDLYEKLKYIQNATGGVLSPIDCWLTIRGSQTLYLRIKKQSQNAFQIASFLNNKKNSEIDRVYYPGLSYHKNHFIAVKQQRYFGGIVSFSLKKNTIESAKKVVTHTKIFKLAESLGGTKSLICHPATMTHKSTPLDIRVNAGIQDSLIRLSLGIENIEDLIEDLDQALKSLH is encoded by the coding sequence ATGAAGGAAGAAACAAAGCTTATTCAAAACATTTTATCTGATCCTCTTACGGGGGCAATATCCACACCAATATATCAAACTTCAACTTACGTACAGGAAGCTCCTGGTGTTCATAAAGGATTTGATTATACAAGAACCAATAATCCTACAAGAAAAATATTAGAAGATTTAATAACCAATCTAGAATACGGTTATGCTAGTTTAGCATTTTCTTCCGGATTAGCATCTATAGACAGTGTACTAAAACTACTAGAATGTGGAGATGAAATAGTAGCTGTAGATGATATTTATGGAGGAACATTTCGTTTACTAAATTTATACAAAAAATTAGGCATTAATACTAAATTTGTAGATACAACAAATGCAGAAAAAACTATTTCATCTATTTCTGATAAAACAAAATTAGTCTGGTTAGAATCTCCCACCAATCCTACATTAAAAATATCTGATATAGAATATATTAGTAAAAAATCTAAACAAATTAATCCAAATATTTTAGTAGTTGTAGATAATACTTTTGCTTCTCCCGCTATTCAAAATCCTTTAAAATTAGGATCAGATATAGTTGTACATAGTGCTACAAAATATTTAGCAGGACATTCAGATGTATTAGCTGGATTAATTACTGTAAAAAATACAGATTTATATGAAAAATTAAAATATATTCAAAATGCAACGGGAGGAGTTTTATCTCCTATTGATTGTTGGTTAACTATTAGAGGGAGCCAAACGTTGTATTTACGTATAAAAAAACAATCTCAAAATGCTTTTCAAATTGCTTCTTTTTTAAATAACAAAAAAAATTCTGAAATAGATAGAGTTTATTACCCTGGATTATCTTATCATAAAAATCATTTTATTGCAGTTAAACAACAACGATATTTTGGAGGAATTGTTTCTTTCAGTTTAAAGAAAAATACAATAGAATCAGCAAAAAAAGTTGTAACCCATACTAAAATATTTAAATTAGCAGAAAGTTTGGGGGGGACAAAGAGTTTAATCTGTCATCCCGCAACTATGACTCACAAATCCACTCCTTTAGATATTAGAGTCAATGCGGGAATACAAGACTCTCTTATTCGATTATCTCTTGGAATAGAAAATATTGAAGATCTTATAGAAGATCTTGATCAGGCTTTAAAATCTTTACATTAA
- the atpF gene encoding F0F1 ATP synthase subunit B, with product MDLVTPSIGLIVWHTIIFIMLMFFLSKFAWKPIMDFIDKREEKIKISITKANQVRKELKHIEDQKNKILKETRVKRDMILKEAIQIKEKIKSKAKEEGMIEKRKIIEETNKNIQIEKKVAIFKLKNKIGNISIQIAEKILKKELDKTDKQNKFIKELVDKLY from the coding sequence ATGGATTTAGTTACTCCTTCTATTGGATTAATTGTTTGGCACACAATAATATTTATTATGCTCATGTTTTTTCTTTCAAAATTTGCTTGGAAGCCAATAATGGATTTTATTGATAAAAGAGAAGAAAAAATTAAAATATCTATTACTAAAGCTAATCAAGTAAGAAAAGAATTAAAACATATAGAAGACCAAAAAAATAAAATTCTAAAAGAAACTCGTGTTAAAAGAGACATGATATTGAAAGAAGCTATTCAAATCAAAGAAAAAATAAAATCAAAAGCTAAAGAAGAAGGAATGATAGAAAAAAGAAAAATTATAGAAGAAACCAATAAAAATATTCAAATAGAAAAAAAAGTCGCAATTTTTAAATTAAAAAATAAAATAGGAAATATTTCTATTCAAATTGCCGAAAAAATATTAAAAAAAGAGTTAGATAAAACCGATAAACAAAATAAATTTATAAAAGAATTAGTAGATAAATTATACTAA
- the folE gene encoding GTP cyclohydrolase I FolE produces the protein MMKGKHKKILKEEKLDQKSNYILNHSINTDCILHKKVCFMSEEEKIEKIEKHFFQIMKILGLDMNDDSLRKTPKRVAKMFIEEIFSGMNPQNIPNFSIFENKYKYNQMLIEKNITVYSTCEHHFLPIVGKAHVGYISNGKVVGLSKINRIVNFYAKRPQVQERLTIQIVQSLQKMLETQDVACVIEAKHLCVNSRGIKDIDSTTVTTELIGSFKKDSEIRREFLHYIGIS, from the coding sequence ATGATGAAAGGAAAACATAAAAAAATTTTAAAAGAAGAGAAATTGGATCAAAAATCCAATTATATTTTAAATCATTCAATAAATACAGATTGTATTTTGCATAAAAAAGTTTGTTTTATGAGTGAGGAAGAAAAGATTGAAAAAATAGAAAAACATTTTTTTCAGATTATGAAAATTTTAGGGTTAGATATGAATGATGATAGTTTACGTAAAACTCCTAAAAGGGTAGCAAAAATGTTTATAGAAGAAATATTCAGTGGGATGAATCCCCAAAATATTCCCAATTTTTCCATTTTTGAAAATAAATATAAATATAACCAAATGCTAATAGAAAAAAATATAACAGTTTATTCCACTTGTGAACATCATTTTCTTCCTATTGTAGGAAAAGCTCATGTGGGTTATATTTCTAATGGAAAAGTAGTGGGGCTTTCCAAAATTAATAGAATTGTAAATTTTTACGCAAAAAGACCACAAGTTCAAGAACGTTTGACAATACAAATTGTTCAATCTTTACAAAAGATGTTAGAAACACAAGATGTTGCTTGTGTTATAGAAGCAAAACATTTGTGCGTAAATTCTCGTGGTATTAAGGATATAGATAGTACTACTGTAACAACTGAATTAATAGGATCTTTTAAAAAAGATTCAGAAATTAGAAGAGAATTTTTGCACTATATTGGAATTTCTTAA